A genomic window from Rhizobium sp. EC-SD404 includes:
- a CDS encoding cytochrome c, giving the protein MNKHFSLAVACVLVFAGAAAADEIEDRQALMKRNGDTMKILAPMAKGEAPYDQAAAMEGFQQFVDTADRLPDLFPESSQTGGDTEASPKIWEDQAGFETQIDAFREDSEAALAAAPADLASFQAAFGAVAENCGDCHETYRVEKEN; this is encoded by the coding sequence ATGAACAAGCATTTTAGTCTGGCAGTGGCATGCGTTCTTGTTTTTGCAGGAGCGGCTGCCGCCGATGAAATCGAGGATCGACAGGCGCTGATGAAGCGCAATGGCGACACCATGAAGATCCTTGCGCCAATGGCCAAAGGGGAGGCGCCGTACGATCAGGCAGCGGCGATGGAGGGCTTTCAGCAATTTGTCGACACAGCTGATCGGCTGCCTGATCTATTCCCGGAAAGCTCGCAGACCGGCGGGGACACGGAAGCAAGTCCAAAGATTTGGGAAGACCAGGCTGGCTTTGAGACACAGATAGATGCGTTCCGCGAGGACTCGGAAGCGGCTCTCGCTGCTGCGCCGGCCGATCTTGCGAGCTTCCAGGCGGCGTTCGGTGCCGTGGCTGAGAATTGCGGTGACTGTCACGAGACTTACCGCGTCGAGAAGGAAAATTGA
- a CDS encoding ATP-binding protein: MSERIRTDIETGRFGLEGANTRSVASLWRAGWRRLFPGSLASQFMLGATAVVLTLMIVLGYWANSRLERAILRSAGEFGAVYIESFLERYVQQMTPQGTLPLYVHHQIDSRMHANVDQQQIVEVKIWNGDGIVIYSDDKNNIGLHSGSDDLANAFAGHVVTNYEESENDDSAEPVKVGVPLVEIYTPLRDRETGEIVAVGEFYQQAESLKAEIRRLETWTWLLVGVTAIPMLGLLHLLVRRGSKRIEVQDLQLRIQLQEANELAAQNARLRRCADKARVDSTRTNETLLGRIGSDLHDGPVQLLSLLILKLGARSGAFADRHMTSEERADSDREIIALAEEIMNEIRTVSAGLSLPELEHLSLAEVVSLAVNRHENLTGTSVITDIGPLPSSVSHPVKICAYRIVQEGLSNAVKHAGGVGQHVAAHSNAEEIELVVSDQGPGMNAQASDAFKGTAASQGLGLKGMRNRIRAFAGRLDVQSSREGGTRITAHIPQL, encoded by the coding sequence ATGTCTGAGCGCATCAGAACCGATATCGAGACGGGCCGCTTCGGTTTGGAAGGCGCGAACACGCGCTCTGTCGCATCCTTGTGGCGCGCCGGTTGGAGAAGGCTTTTTCCCGGGAGCCTGGCCAGCCAGTTCATGCTCGGCGCCACAGCCGTGGTTTTGACGCTCATGATCGTTTTGGGCTACTGGGCGAACAGCAGGCTGGAAAGAGCCATTTTGAGATCCGCCGGCGAATTCGGCGCGGTCTATATTGAGAGCTTTCTGGAACGCTACGTTCAGCAGATGACGCCCCAAGGCACGTTGCCGCTTTACGTCCATCATCAGATCGACAGTCGAATGCATGCCAATGTCGACCAACAGCAGATCGTCGAAGTGAAGATCTGGAACGGTGACGGCATTGTCATTTACAGCGATGACAAAAATAATATCGGCCTGCATTCCGGCAGCGACGACCTCGCCAACGCTTTCGCTGGCCATGTCGTGACCAACTACGAAGAAAGCGAAAACGACGACTCCGCCGAACCCGTCAAGGTCGGCGTTCCACTCGTCGAAATCTACACCCCCTTGCGCGATCGCGAGACCGGCGAAATCGTTGCCGTCGGCGAATTCTATCAGCAGGCAGAATCTCTGAAGGCAGAGATACGCCGTCTGGAGACATGGACCTGGTTGCTGGTCGGGGTAACCGCCATTCCTATGCTCGGCCTGCTGCATCTACTTGTCCGGCGCGGCAGCAAACGGATCGAAGTACAGGATTTGCAACTGCGCATACAGCTTCAGGAGGCCAACGAACTGGCCGCTCAGAACGCCCGCCTGCGCCGGTGTGCGGACAAGGCGCGCGTGGACTCGACCCGCACAAACGAAACCTTGCTTGGACGTATCGGCTCGGACCTCCACGACGGGCCCGTACAACTGCTGAGTTTGCTCATCCTCAAGCTCGGTGCGCGATCGGGCGCATTCGCCGACAGGCACATGACCTCTGAGGAGCGGGCCGACAGTGACCGCGAGATCATCGCACTGGCCGAAGAGATCATGAACGAGATCCGCACTGTCTCAGCCGGCCTCTCGCTGCCCGAGCTTGAACATTTGTCGCTGGCAGAAGTGGTGAGCCTTGCTGTCAATCGCCACGAAAATCTCACTGGCACAAGCGTTATCACCGACATCGGACCGCTCCCCTCTTCGGTATCGCATCCAGTAAAGATATGCGCCTATCGCATCGTGCAGGAAGGCCTGTCGAACGCTGTGAAACATGCTGGCGGCGTTGGCCAGCATGTCGCGGCACACTCGAACGCCGAGGAGATTGAGCTTGTGGTGTCCGATCAAGGACCAGGCATGAATGCTCAGGCATCTGATGCCTTCAAAGGCACCGCCGCATCACAGGGTCTTGGCCTGAAGGGAATGCGCAACCGCATTCGCGCCTTCGCCGGTCGCCTCGATGTTCAGAGCTCGCGGGAGGGCGGCACCCGCATCACCGCGCATATCCCGCAACTTTGA
- a CDS encoding response regulator transcription factor — translation MSAISIAFVDDHPILLEGIVSVFSRSSELNIVAKGYTTEDALKIAETHSPDILVVDLSMPGDIFDAISKISGRQTNTKVIAFTAATGIDQAVRALDSGASGYVLKGSTADDLLNAVHAVRSGETFITQGFAGKVIAALRNASLRKAAVQAIKLSIREEQIVRLLMRGRTNREIAEQLHISEKTVKHYMTVLMQKLNVRNRLEVVIAAQKLGDVVDPGAAAASAHQSYLN, via the coding sequence ATGTCGGCGATTTCTATCGCGTTCGTCGACGATCATCCTATCCTGTTAGAGGGGATCGTCAGCGTCTTTTCACGCAGCAGTGAACTGAATATCGTTGCGAAGGGCTATACCACCGAAGACGCCTTGAAGATTGCAGAGACCCATTCTCCGGATATTCTCGTCGTTGATCTGAGTATGCCCGGTGATATTTTCGATGCGATTTCCAAGATATCAGGGCGGCAGACTAACACCAAGGTCATCGCTTTCACCGCGGCGACAGGGATCGATCAAGCGGTTAGGGCGCTCGATTCCGGAGCAAGCGGCTACGTGCTCAAGGGCAGCACCGCAGACGATCTCCTTAATGCCGTCCATGCAGTCCGCTCAGGCGAGACCTTCATCACCCAGGGTTTTGCCGGCAAGGTGATTGCTGCTCTACGCAATGCGTCGCTCCGTAAGGCTGCGGTTCAAGCCATAAAGCTCAGCATCCGCGAAGAACAGATCGTACGGCTTCTCATGCGTGGCCGGACCAATCGCGAGATCGCCGAGCAACTTCACATCAGTGAGAAAACGGTCAAGCACTACATGACCGTGCTGATGCAGAAGCTGAACGTGCGCAATCGTCTTGAAGTCGTCATCGCAGCACAAAAACTGGGCGATGTAGTCGACCCGGGAGCTGCCGCGGCTTCCGCCCATCAGAGCTACTTGAACTGA
- a CDS encoding peroxidase family protein, which translates to MTVKLNLADMQFILKQIKIAEGNSTAHSGSNALELTDIYVDALGNVVPQGTPGAVLAIPDPHTPFGLRTVDGSYNNILPGREFWGASNQPMPRLFEPNYINDSDLDSIDLNGPAPGGNLVQGNYAPGQSVVDADPRTISNLIVDMSINNPAAIYAALVFAGSEDPQADLEEILARNISVADAAENVTEAQAAVDDATAALTAAVGAYSAAVPATIDAIQAAAVDLAEAEATLATAQTVAANPQASMKALAEEKGITFNGNTIDIPNVAPDEGLSAPFNAWMTFFGQFFDHGLDLITKGGAGTVYVPLAADDPLVTHGPDGILGNGDEVPESSQFMVLTRATTVPGAGGVPTQVNVTTPFVDQNQTYTSNASHQVFLREYTMVEGEPMATGRLLTGTSGGLATWADVKEQALEMLGIQLSDMDVFAVPLLRTDAYGEFIRGDDGFPQVILSLGADGIPNTADDGVASGTPDNPVVLHFPVTGVPVPPGAVVPIRTANAFLDDIAHNAVPKLLVDHDRNPGTPPLAVTPDEDDVPGNVIEPNEFGVNLTYDDELLDHHFITGDGRGNENIGLTAVHHIFHSEHNRQIDAQKLTILQSGDLSFINEWLNDDLPAGTVLPTNLAEAQTLATQLNTAAAWDGERLFQAGRFATEMQYQHLVFEEFGRKIQPMIDVFVFNSITDVDPSIFAEFANVVYRFGHSMLTENMPRIDAAGNVLEDVGLVEAFLDPILFDEGMSSHDEAAASIIRGMTTERGNEIDEFVVNALRNNLLGLPLDLAAINIARGRDTGMPTLNEAREQLYAASGSSFLTPYTSWSEFAANLKNPISVVNFIAAYGKHPAIAGTLEQKRAAALELVLGVDAAGNPTALAGRSDFLNSTGAWNAELSGLNDIDLWIGGLAEKKMPFGGMLGSTFNAVFELQMENLQDGDRFYYLTRTQGQNFLNELEQNSFSKMMLANTALAQAGPDGIRGTSDDIVNRHIGVDSFARYDYVLEVNEANQADQNGDLAGKDPVGTDPFLEAMGLGKVVRDDPGTIEVDENYLRFFGGEHVVFGGTNGNDTIIADFGDDGIWGDAGDDRIEAGAGVDLVNGGAGNDIITDSGDTGDFLKGEEGDDVIANSNGLDIIMGGSGKDAVFVGVDATEVFGGEGDDFILGGDDMDFLMGNEGNDWMEAGAGFDTTAGDNSELFFNSAIKGHDVMFAGSDEHDFDAESGDDIMVQGESVMRNEGMFGFDWAIFKGMQFDGYADMRIPIFTTEAEDILRNRFDKTEALSGWNNNDTLIGDDRVFGELAPGDTVATTENIFFNDGLDAEGLARIEGLSEIVSLGASGLFESGNVLLGGAGNDRLQGNGGDDIIDGDRWLNVQIAITSSSGNAEVAVDTMKHVFTASEVATLGLQSEWANKSLFELMVARQIEPAQMRIVRSVVDSNDAASTDVAVFNDVITNYTITHNANGSLTVTQNAVTNVVDPQTERNLVSDGTDTVWNVEELHFANGVVYTVDQPAQGNLVLSTTTPTQGQALTVAIDGITDANGTTGATFAISWQRLVDGTWVNLPGATTATFTPGLGDVNSSIRAVVSFIDDAGNAEQIFSEQTEVVGMLYNGNGQANNELGTAGADFMNGAGGNDILNGLGSGDTLLGGGGSDTLVGGDGDDTLNGEGGADTLSGDAGNDILLGGAANDVLTGGIGDDTLNGEAGADTLNGDDGDDLLDGGAGNDTLNGGAGNDALSGGLGRNTINGGDGDDTITWNVGDGRDIIDGGVGGTDTVIINGDASEEIYRVWTRQTWDEFPGNNIVALHADTEIVITRNGVNNASVIAELRNVEEIVINTGDGADTILTNGDFEPTQLSQNTIRVNSGVGDKTIDISGLLSSHRLHFTSLGGNVTLIGTLRPQDVVVLAPGDDLSTYTLATNTDGSKTFGNGTNSITFTGDVPPQFQQALPPEDNDDEHEDDETENEDGDDNGVGDGDEEHEDGEGDDDDSDDDGDDEAEDEDEDEDEDEESESEDDEDNSENDDDDDDDGDADQGTVTIGGTNPGEIIGGHGADVLIGRAVADTIIGLGGNDKISAGDGEDAIFGGDGDDTIHAHGNQDEVFGGAGNDQIDAGWGHDTVYGEDGDDILTGAEGNDKLFGGDGDDLFIASVSDEADTYWGGEGIDTIDYAALTEDLTINLGNGLNERGSVTTAAGVRDVIYSIENAIGGGGNDTITASDAINVLDGGEGSDVYRFLSTLAADGDTIMNFEPGDRIDVSAIDANVGVGGNQQFQLVSGGSFTSAGQIRQSHITTADGEFTILSGNVDGNTDADFEIAIKGRHHLTDTDILS; encoded by the coding sequence ATGACCGTCAAGCTCAATCTCGCCGACATGCAATTCATCCTCAAGCAGATCAAGATCGCTGAGGGCAATTCCACCGCGCATTCCGGGAGCAACGCTCTTGAGCTGACGGACATTTATGTCGACGCGCTCGGGAATGTCGTCCCGCAGGGAACGCCCGGCGCGGTGCTCGCCATTCCGGATCCGCATACGCCCTTTGGCCTGAGAACGGTTGACGGCAGCTACAACAATATCCTGCCGGGCCGCGAATTCTGGGGCGCATCGAACCAGCCGATGCCGCGTCTCTTCGAACCGAATTACATCAACGACAGTGACTTGGACAGCATCGACCTCAATGGACCGGCTCCCGGTGGCAATCTGGTACAAGGCAATTATGCGCCCGGCCAGAGCGTCGTCGATGCTGATCCGCGCACGATCTCGAATCTGATCGTCGACATGTCGATCAACAACCCGGCGGCGATCTACGCCGCTCTGGTCTTCGCGGGTTCCGAAGATCCGCAGGCGGATCTTGAGGAAATCCTCGCCCGAAATATTTCAGTAGCCGACGCCGCCGAAAACGTGACGGAAGCGCAGGCTGCAGTCGACGATGCCACTGCAGCCTTGACGGCGGCCGTCGGCGCTTATTCGGCCGCAGTGCCTGCCACGATCGACGCTATCCAGGCGGCGGCGGTCGATCTGGCGGAAGCCGAAGCCACGCTGGCGACGGCGCAGACGGTCGCGGCCAATCCCCAGGCGTCGATGAAGGCGCTCGCCGAAGAAAAGGGCATCACGTTCAACGGCAACACGATCGACATTCCGAACGTCGCGCCGGACGAAGGCCTGTCCGCGCCCTTCAACGCGTGGATGACGTTCTTCGGGCAGTTCTTCGACCACGGCCTCGACTTGATCACCAAAGGCGGCGCCGGCACGGTCTATGTGCCTCTTGCCGCTGACGATCCGCTGGTCACGCACGGGCCCGACGGCATTCTCGGCAATGGCGACGAAGTTCCCGAAAGCTCGCAGTTCATGGTGCTGACGCGGGCGACGACAGTTCCGGGTGCAGGTGGCGTTCCCACACAGGTCAACGTCACGACACCCTTCGTCGACCAGAACCAGACCTATACGTCCAATGCCTCCCACCAGGTGTTCCTGCGCGAATACACCATGGTCGAGGGCGAACCGATGGCGACCGGCAGGTTGCTGACCGGCACCAGTGGCGGCCTCGCAACCTGGGCCGACGTCAAGGAACAGGCCCTGGAGATGCTCGGCATCCAGCTATCCGACATGGACGTGTTCGCCGTGCCTCTCTTAAGAACCGACGCCTATGGCGAGTTCATAAGAGGTGACGATGGCTTCCCGCAGGTCATTCTCTCTCTCGGCGCCGACGGAATTCCAAACACCGCCGATGACGGCGTCGCCAGCGGAACTCCCGATAACCCGGTCGTTCTTCATTTTCCAGTCACCGGCGTACCTGTTCCGCCTGGAGCCGTCGTGCCCATTCGAACAGCCAACGCCTTTCTCGACGACATCGCGCACAATGCTGTGCCGAAGCTCTTGGTCGACCACGACCGTAATCCAGGCACGCCGCCATTGGCCGTCACGCCTGACGAAGACGATGTCCCTGGAAATGTGATTGAACCAAACGAATTCGGCGTCAACCTGACCTATGACGACGAGCTGCTTGATCACCACTTCATCACGGGTGATGGCCGTGGGAACGAGAATATCGGCCTCACAGCTGTCCACCACATCTTCCACTCGGAACACAACCGCCAGATCGACGCTCAGAAACTCACGATCCTACAGAGCGGCGACCTCTCCTTCATAAATGAGTGGCTGAACGACGACCTTCCCGCAGGCACGGTGCTGCCAACCAATCTCGCCGAGGCTCAAACTCTGGCGACGCAGTTGAACACTGCCGCAGCTTGGGATGGCGAACGCCTCTTCCAGGCCGGCCGTTTCGCAACGGAAATGCAGTACCAGCACCTGGTCTTCGAAGAGTTCGGTCGCAAGATCCAGCCGATGATCGACGTCTTCGTCTTCAACAGCATCACCGACGTGGATCCATCGATCTTCGCGGAGTTCGCAAACGTCGTCTATCGCTTCGGCCATTCGATGCTGACGGAAAACATGCCCCGCATCGATGCGGCTGGAAACGTGCTCGAGGATGTCGGGCTTGTCGAAGCGTTCCTCGATCCGATCCTGTTCGACGAAGGCATGTCGTCCCACGACGAAGCTGCGGCCTCCATCATCCGCGGCATGACCACCGAGCGCGGCAATGAAATCGACGAATTCGTCGTCAATGCGCTGCGCAACAACCTGCTCGGCCTGCCCCTCGATCTCGCGGCGATCAACATCGCCCGTGGCCGTGACACCGGCATGCCGACACTGAACGAGGCGCGCGAACAGCTTTACGCAGCCAGCGGGTCTTCGTTCCTGACGCCCTATACCAGCTGGTCGGAGTTTGCCGCCAATCTGAAGAACCCGATCTCGGTCGTGAACTTTATTGCGGCCTACGGCAAGCATCCGGCGATTGCCGGTACATTGGAGCAGAAACGCGCAGCTGCGCTGGAGCTTGTTCTCGGTGTGGACGCCGCAGGCAATCCGACGGCTCTCGCTGGCCGTAGCGACTTCCTGAACAGCACCGGCGCTTGGAACGCTGAACTGAGCGGCCTCAACGACATCGATCTCTGGATCGGCGGCCTTGCCGAAAAGAAGATGCCGTTCGGCGGCATGCTCGGCTCGACCTTCAACGCGGTCTTCGAACTGCAGATGGAAAACCTGCAGGACGGCGATCGCTTCTACTACCTCACCCGCACACAGGGCCAGAACTTCCTCAACGAATTGGAGCAGAACTCCTTCTCCAAGATGATGCTGGCCAATACGGCTCTGGCGCAGGCAGGACCCGACGGCATCCGAGGCACGTCCGACGACATTGTGAACCGTCATATCGGGGTCGATTCCTTCGCCCGCTACGACTACGTGCTGGAAGTCAACGAAGCCAACCAGGCAGATCAGAACGGTGATCTCGCCGGCAAAGACCCGGTTGGTACCGATCCGTTTCTGGAAGCGATGGGTCTTGGCAAGGTCGTCCGTGACGATCCCGGCACGATCGAAGTCGATGAGAACTACCTTCGCTTCTTCGGTGGCGAGCACGTCGTCTTCGGCGGCACGAACGGCAACGACACGATCATCGCCGATTTCGGGGATGACGGCATCTGGGGCGACGCCGGCGACGACCGGATCGAAGCGGGCGCAGGCGTCGATCTCGTCAATGGTGGTGCCGGCAACGACATCATCACCGACTCCGGCGACACGGGCGACTTCCTGAAGGGCGAGGAAGGCGACGACGTCATCGCCAATTCCAACGGCCTCGACATCATCATGGGCGGTTCCGGCAAGGATGCGGTCTTCGTCGGTGTCGATGCGACCGAAGTCTTCGGCGGTGAAGGGGATGACTTCATCCTCGGCGGCGACGACATGGACTTCCTGATGGGCAATGAAGGCAACGACTGGATGGAAGCCGGAGCCGGGTTCGATACCACGGCCGGCGATAACTCGGAGTTGTTCTTCAACTCGGCCATCAAGGGCCACGACGTGATGTTCGCCGGTAGTGACGAGCATGATTTCGACGCCGAATCCGGCGACGATATCATGGTCCAGGGCGAAAGCGTCATGCGCAACGAAGGCATGTTCGGTTTCGACTGGGCAATCTTCAAGGGCATGCAGTTCGACGGCTATGCCGACATGCGCATCCCGATCTTCACGACCGAAGCGGAAGACATCCTGCGAAACCGCTTCGACAAGACAGAAGCGCTGTCCGGTTGGAACAACAACGATACGCTGATCGGCGACGACCGCGTATTCGGCGAACTCGCTCCGGGCGATACGGTGGCCACGACCGAAAACATCTTCTTCAACGATGGGCTCGACGCGGAGGGCCTGGCCCGAATTGAGGGTCTGTCGGAGATCGTTTCCCTAGGGGCAAGCGGCCTCTTCGAGAGCGGCAACGTGCTCCTCGGCGGCGCCGGCAACGATCGGCTTCAAGGCAATGGCGGCGACGACATCATCGATGGCGATCGCTGGCTGAACGTGCAGATTGCCATTACGAGCAGCAGCGGAAACGCCGAGGTTGCCGTCGATACGATGAAGCATGTCTTCACCGCGTCAGAAGTGGCGACTTTAGGCCTGCAGTCTGAATGGGCGAACAAGTCTCTGTTCGAACTGATGGTGGCGCGGCAGATCGAGCCGGCACAGATGCGGATCGTCCGCTCTGTGGTCGACAGTAACGATGCGGCATCGACCGACGTCGCGGTCTTCAACGACGTCATCACGAACTACACGATCACGCACAATGCCAATGGCAGCCTGACTGTTACGCAGAATGCCGTGACCAACGTGGTCGATCCACAAACGGAGCGCAATCTGGTCTCCGACGGGACCGACACGGTCTGGAACGTCGAGGAACTGCACTTTGCCAATGGCGTCGTCTATACGGTCGATCAGCCGGCACAGGGCAATCTGGTACTCAGCACCACCACGCCAACCCAAGGCCAGGCGCTGACGGTCGCCATAGATGGGATCACCGACGCCAACGGCACGACGGGCGCAACGTTCGCTATAAGTTGGCAGAGGCTGGTAGACGGCACCTGGGTCAACCTTCCAGGCGCAACAACGGCAACGTTCACGCCGGGTCTCGGGGATGTCAATTCCTCGATCCGCGCAGTGGTGAGCTTCATTGACGACGCGGGCAACGCCGAGCAGATATTCTCGGAACAGACCGAAGTGGTTGGCATGCTCTATAATGGCAATGGGCAGGCCAACAACGAGCTCGGCACTGCCGGCGCCGACTTCATGAACGGTGCTGGCGGCAACGACATCCTGAACGGTCTCGGCAGCGGCGACACGCTGCTCGGCGGCGGTGGCAGCGACACGCTCGTCGGTGGCGACGGCGACGACACCCTGAACGGCGAAGGTGGTGCCGACACGCTCAGCGGCGATGCCGGAAACGATATCCTGCTCGGTGGCGCAGCCAACGACGTTCTGACTGGCGGCATAGGCGATGATACGCTGAACGGCGAGGCCGGTGCGGATACGCTCAACGGTGACGATGGCGATGATCTACTAGATGGCGGCGCCGGCAATGACACGCTGAACGGCGGCGCCGGCAACGACGCACTGAGTGGTGGTCTTGGCAGGAACACGATCAACGGGGGCGATGGCGACGACACGATCACCTGGAACGTCGGCGACGGACGCGACATTATCGACGGCGGGGTCGGCGGTACGGATACGGTCATCATCAACGGTGATGCGTCGGAAGAAATCTACCGTGTCTGGACGCGACAGACCTGGGACGAGTTCCCTGGCAACAACATCGTCGCGTTGCATGCAGACACCGAGATCGTAATCACGCGCAACGGGGTCAACAATGCCTCGGTCATCGCGGAACTCCGCAATGTCGAAGAGATCGTCATCAACACAGGCGACGGGGCCGACACCATCCTGACCAACGGTGATTTCGAACCGACACAGCTCAGTCAGAACACCATCCGGGTGAACTCGGGCGTCGGCGACAAGACCATCGATATTTCCGGTCTTCTGTCATCGCACCGCCTCCACTTCACTTCGCTCGGCGGCAACGTCACGCTGATCGGCACGCTCCGTCCGCAGGACGTAGTTGTTCTCGCGCCTGGCGACGATCTGTCGACCTATACGCTCGCCACCAACACCGACGGTTCAAAGACGTTCGGCAACGGGACAAACTCGATCACCTTCACGGGCGACGTGCCCCCGCAGTTTCAGCAGGCTCTGCCCCCTGAAGACAATGACGACGAACACGAAGACGACGAAACCGAAAACGAAGACGGAGATGACAACGGCGTCGGCGACGGTGACGAAGAGCATGAGGACGGCGAGGGAGACGACGACGACTCCGATGATGATGGAGACGACGAAGCTGAGGACGAAGACGAAGACGAAGACGAAGACGAAGAATCAGAGTCCGAAGATGATGAGGATAATTCCGAAAACGACGACGATGATGATGACGATGGCGACGCCGACCAAGGCACGGTTACCATCGGGGGCACCAATCCAGGCGAGATCATCGGCGGTCATGGTGCGGACGTCCTGATCGGACGAGCTGTCGCCGATACGATCATCGGTCTTGGCGGCAACGACAAGATCAGTGCCGGCGACGGCGAGGACGCGATCTTCGGTGGCGATGGCGACGACACCATCCATGCCCATGGCAACCAGGACGAAGTCTTCGGCGGGGCCGGAAACGACCAGATCGATGCCGGCTGGGGTCATGATACGGTCTATGGCGAGGATGGCGACGACATCCTCACCGGTGCCGAAGGCAACGACAAGCTCTTCGGCGGGGACGGCGACGACCTCTTCATCGCTTCGGTCAGCGACGAAGCCGACACCTATTGGGGCGGCGAAGGCATCGACACGATCGACTACGCAGCTCTCACCGAGGACCTGACGATCAATCTCGGCAACGGCCTCAACGAGCGGGGCAGCGTGACGACGGCGGCGGGTGTCCGCGACGTCATCTACTCGATCGAGAACGCGATCGGCGGTGGCGGCAACGACACCATCACCGCAAGCGACGCGATCAACGTGCTCGATGGCGGCGAAGGGTCGGATGTCTACCGCTTCCTGTCGACGCTCGCAGCCGATGGCGACACGATCATGAACTTCGAGCCGGGCGACCGGATCGACGTCTCGGCTATCGACGCGAATGTGGGGGTCGGTGGAAATCAGCAATTCCAGCTGGTCTCAGGGGGATCGTTCACGTCGGCAGGCCAGATCAGGCAAAGCCACATCACGACGGCGGACGGCGAGTTCACCATCCTCTCGGGCAATGTCGACGGCAACACGGACGCGGACTTCGAGATCGCGATCAAGGGCCGGCATCACCTGACAGACACCGACATTCTGAGCTGA
- a CDS encoding LysR family transcriptional regulator: MHSANWDDLRFVLAVVDGGSAKAAAAALDVDHTTVLRRVSALEKLYGVKLFDRDQSGYRPTPTCHAIVEIARSVSHSVSEIEQEIIGRHRRLEGRVKLTTTDTIYLCGLEEILAEFGALHPDIVVETHVTNAKLDIGRYAADIAVRPSRAPPQWLTGRRVCGLSFALYGARDEFAGVDDPLAEQCSWVGLGEALTGSPPHGWISENVLPERIVLRADSFALVPTMLLMGRRLSIMPCCMGDSSDGLMRIGPVRRDMDSFVWVLTAQGHQSSLRVRTLCDFLARALRRRKSAMEGRP, encoded by the coding sequence ATGCATTCCGCCAACTGGGACGATCTTCGGTTCGTACTTGCCGTCGTGGATGGCGGCTCTGCCAAGGCCGCTGCCGCAGCGCTGGACGTCGACCACACGACAGTGCTCCGCCGGGTCAGCGCGCTGGAAAAGCTATATGGCGTAAAGCTCTTCGATCGCGACCAGTCCGGCTACCGCCCGACGCCCACGTGCCACGCGATCGTCGAAATCGCGCGCTCGGTCAGCCACTCAGTGTCGGAGATCGAGCAAGAGATCATAGGGCGGCACCGACGTCTGGAGGGTCGCGTCAAGCTCACCACGACCGACACGATCTATCTGTGTGGTCTGGAAGAAATCCTCGCGGAATTCGGTGCGCTGCACCCCGATATCGTCGTCGAGACGCATGTGACCAACGCCAAGCTGGATATCGGACGCTATGCGGCCGACATCGCCGTGCGCCCTTCGCGCGCGCCACCACAATGGCTAACCGGCCGCCGCGTGTGCGGACTATCCTTTGCGCTCTACGGCGCACGCGACGAGTTCGCGGGCGTCGACGATCCGCTCGCTGAGCAATGCTCCTGGGTAGGACTTGGAGAGGCGCTGACTGGCTCTCCCCCTCATGGCTGGATCAGCGAGAACGTTCTACCCGAGCGCATCGTCCTTCGCGCTGACAGCTTCGCACTTGTTCCCACGATGCTCTTGATGGGGCGACGCCTTAGCATCATGCCATGCTGCATGGGCGATTCCAGCGACGGCCTGATGCGCATAGGCCCGGTGCGGCGTGACATGGACAGCTTTGTCTGGGTGCTGACGGCGCAAGGCCACCAGTCGTCGCTGCGCGTGCGAACGCTGTGCGATTTCCTTGCGCGGGCGCTGAGACGGCGCAAGTCCGCAATGGAGGGTCGGCCTTAG